Within the Prevotella scopos JCM 17725 genome, the region TAAACACCTCAACAAGCAGAATATAAGATATGATAAAACTCGCAACAGTCTCTCCATGTTACAACGAGGAAGAGGTTTTAGAACAGTCGGCAGCACAGCTCATGGAGCTATTCGACGAACTCATCAGTCAGGGAAAGATTTCCGATGACTCGATGATTGTGTTTGTCAATGACGGAAGCCGTGACCGAACATGGGAGATTATCCAACAGCTCCACAGCCAGCATCCACGTATAAAGGGTATCAACCTCGCTCATAATGTGGGTCACCAGAATGCTATTATGGCTGGTATGATGACAGCAAAGGACTGGGCTGATGCTGTTATCACACTTGATGCCGACCTGCAAGACGACTATAAGAAATGTATTCCACAGATGGTTGAAGCCTTTAATGAAGGCAATGAGATTGTCTATGGTGTAAAGGTTTCGCGCAAAGCCGACCCAATCTTGAAGCGTATGTCTGCACAGGCGTTCTATCATCTACAAGAAACGATGGGCGTGAACAGTATCTTTAACCATGCTGACTTCCGTCTGATGAGTCGTCAGTCCTTAGAGATACTCTCGCATTATAAGGAGCGCAACCTCTATTTACGTGGCCTCATCCCTTCTATTGGACTCAAATCTACAACGGTTGACGACCGCATCAGCGAACGTAAGGCTGGTACGTCTAAGTACACTTTGCGTAAGATGCTCAGCTTGGCATTGGACGGTATCACATCATTCTCCGTGAAACCAATCTACTATGTCATCTACCTTGGTATCGCCTTCTTGTTCGTCACGCTCTGCATTGGTATCTATGTCGTCCATGCTTTCCTCAATCATACAGAGGTGGCAGGCTGGGCTTCACTCATTCTTAGTATTTGGCTTGTGGGTGCTATGCTGATGATTTCTATCGGTGCAGTGGGAGTTTATATTGCCAAAATATATGAAGAGGTAAAGCAGCGTCCGCTTTATAACATCAGTCAAATACTCGATTAACAATCATTCTATATGGCACAACGTATAAAAGAGCTTTGGCAGCATTGGCAGAAAGACTTTTGGCGACTGTTTCGATTTGGCATAACAGGTACGCTGTGTTCGCTTATTCATTATGGTATTTACTGTCTGTGTCTGCTTTTCACGAACACAACCATTGCCTATACAGCTGGTTACGGAGTGGGACTTCTTTGTAACTACGGACTTACAACCTACTTTACTTTTAAGGGAAAACCAACAAAGAATAATGTTGCTGGCTTCGTTGGCAGTCACATACTCAATTATCTTTTAGAGATTGGACTGCTCCATCTCTTCCTTTGGATGGGTATAAACAAATGGCTTTCACCTATCCTTGTGATGGTGATAGTAGTACCTATCAACTTCGTTTTATTACGACTTGTATTCGTGAAAGGAAAGAAATAGTTTGGGTGATGGGTGTTGGATGATTGGTGTTAATGGTTAGCGGGATTGGTGCTAAGCAGTAACACAACAATAGAAAAGGGAAGAATAAACTTATCCCCAAGCTCTTTCTGACAAGAAAAGGGCTTGGGGATGATGCTTTATACCTTATCATATACCTCAAGAATCTGGGAGGCTACATCTTTATAGTGAAAACATTAAAATAGTGGTAACTTATCATATACCTCAAGAATCTGGGAGGCTACATCTTGATTTTCGAATCGTTTTACGTAGAGTTGGCTTTTGCTGACTATTCCCTTACGATTCTCTATCGCTGAAAGGATTGCAGCCGCATTGCCATCAACGTCATCTGGACCTACATAAAGACAACCAGGGCCACCTGCTTCCTCCAAACAGCTACCCGTAGCAGCTACTACCGGCAATCCACTTTGTATGGCTTCAATGATTGGAATACCAAAGCCTTCGTAACGAGAAGGGTAAATGAAAGCCTCAGCCTGATTGTAAATAGCTGCAAGAAGATCGTTGGGTACACCTTGAAGGAAATGGATTCGCTCGCCAATTCCTAAGCGTTTGATTTCTGCATCAAGCTTCTTTTGATACTTAGTTTGCCGTCCTACGATGACAAGATGTAAGTCGGAAGGTAGCTTTGCCATAGTGCGAATACCCAAAAGAATATTCTTTCGCACTTCTATCGTTCCTACATTCAAGATGTAACGTTGTGGGAGTTGGTATTTACGGCGGGCCTCTTCTATCAGTGATGGGTTGACCGACTGACTGAACTGCGTACTACAACTCTGATAAACAAGGTCTATCTTATCCTCAGGAAAGTCACCATAATATAAGATGTCACGCTTCGTACATTCGCTAATAGCAATGATGCGCGTAGCTTCCTGTAATGTCTGATAGAACTTCCGCTTATAGAAGAAAACGTCAATAGCCGGATAGAACTCTGGATGACGTAGGAAGATA harbors:
- a CDS encoding glycosyltransferase family 2 protein, whose protein sequence is MIKLATVSPCYNEEEVLEQSAAQLMELFDELISQGKISDDSMIVFVNDGSRDRTWEIIQQLHSQHPRIKGINLAHNVGHQNAIMAGMMTAKDWADAVITLDADLQDDYKKCIPQMVEAFNEGNEIVYGVKVSRKADPILKRMSAQAFYHLQETMGVNSIFNHADFRLMSRQSLEILSHYKERNLYLRGLIPSIGLKSTTVDDRISERKAGTSKYTLRKMLSLALDGITSFSVKPIYYVIYLGIAFLFVTLCIGIYVVHAFLNHTEVAGWASLILSIWLVGAMLMISIGAVGVYIAKIYEEVKQRPLYNISQILD
- a CDS encoding GtrA family protein; translated protein: MAQRIKELWQHWQKDFWRLFRFGITGTLCSLIHYGIYCLCLLFTNTTIAYTAGYGVGLLCNYGLTTYFTFKGKPTKNNVAGFVGSHILNYLLEIGLLHLFLWMGINKWLSPILVMVIVVPINFVLLRLVFVKGKK
- a CDS encoding glycosyltransferase family 4 protein, producing the protein MRKKIIGYDAKRIVRNGTGLGSYGRTLINDLAPLMPDTNLRLYAPDAGCDDLRNQVELRDNVQFCYPDHLCFRLQRDWWRVKGVVKDLKRDGVQLYHGLSGELPSGLAAVGIPGVVTIHDLIFLRHPEFYPAIDVFFYKRKFYQTLQEATRIIAISECTKRDILYYGDFPEDKIDLVYQSCSTQFSQSVNPSLIEEARRKYQLPQRYILNVGTIEVRKNILLGIRTMAKLPSDLHLVIVGRQTKYQKKLDAEIKRLGIGERIHFLQGVPNDLLAAIYNQAEAFIYPSRYEGFGIPIIEAIQSGLPVVAATGSCLEEAGGPGCLYVGPDDVDGNAAAILSAIENRKGIVSKSQLYVKRFENQDVASQILEVYDKLPLF